In Actinoplanes derwentensis, the following proteins share a genomic window:
- a CDS encoding MMPL family transporter: MSAARAGGRIHRLFTRAGWFAVRRPWWTVAGWLLVTVAVAGSVLVFGSAVDDDTTLPGTAAQHGRDLLDEHFPGAGGANGTVILRSAGGPLDPALTAAAADRISGLDHVTSVTPPSVGAGSLTADGGTGYLAVQFDVSPRDISEELIGEVLAAAEPAADTVFPGGTLARGEADTRRSEALGIGVALVVLIVAFGGLVAAGLPLLTALLTLVCGLGVIGLAGHLTAIPAVATTVATMIGLGVGIDYALFMITRYRTLLTDGVPIPEAIVATVVSSGSAVAFAGGTVIVALAGLAVAGVPILATLGWTAGLIVLIAVASSITLLPALLALLGPRVNALRLRRQPPAPPPPVTTPAPASTPTSASTPVFDSAPAPTSASASAAATDTGRGSAWGNLADRVTRRPWPWALVSVALLLVVAAPVTAMTLGQTDAGDDPPGTAARAGYDVMAEEFGAGATGPIIVVAELSPAIPAPAAGSTATTPTGGTITPPPPSATVSSATGTGATAPSMPASSSATAPPAADGKTLVDARVEALSAAVAAVPGVVRVQPAQVSADGSAVSVRVIPADSPGDPGAVATVRGLEQVSVPGVRVFVTGATAAKAALAERVGDRMPYVIGLVVVLAALLVLAAFRAPVVAVKAAVMNLFSVAAAYGVLTAVFQWGWGVTLLGLDGPVPIESYVPMLLFALLFGLSMDYEVFLLTAVRESWDATGDNRRSVREGLAGTGMVITSAALIMGCVFASFVLDTSPIVKMTGLGLAVAVAIDATVIRGVLVPATMALMGRANWWTPRFSRR, encoded by the coding sequence ATGAGTGCCGCTCGTGCGGGAGGCCGGATCCATCGGCTGTTCACCCGGGCCGGCTGGTTCGCGGTTCGGCGGCCCTGGTGGACGGTCGCCGGATGGCTGCTGGTCACGGTGGCCGTCGCCGGGTCGGTGCTGGTGTTCGGGTCAGCGGTGGACGACGACACCACGTTGCCGGGAACCGCCGCTCAACACGGGCGGGATCTGCTGGACGAGCATTTCCCCGGAGCGGGCGGCGCGAACGGCACCGTCATCCTCCGCTCGGCCGGCGGACCACTGGACCCGGCCTTGACGGCCGCGGCGGCGGACCGGATCAGCGGACTCGACCACGTCACTTCGGTGACGCCGCCCAGTGTGGGGGCCGGTTCGCTGACGGCGGACGGCGGCACCGGGTACCTGGCGGTGCAGTTCGACGTGAGTCCACGCGACATCAGCGAAGAACTGATCGGTGAGGTTCTGGCCGCGGCGGAACCGGCGGCGGACACCGTGTTTCCGGGCGGGACGCTGGCCCGTGGCGAGGCGGACACCCGGCGCAGCGAGGCCCTCGGCATCGGGGTGGCACTGGTGGTGCTGATCGTCGCGTTCGGCGGGCTGGTCGCGGCCGGACTTCCGCTGCTGACCGCGCTGCTCACCCTGGTCTGCGGACTCGGTGTGATCGGGCTGGCCGGGCATCTGACCGCGATCCCGGCGGTGGCCACCACGGTGGCCACGATGATCGGGCTGGGCGTCGGCATCGACTACGCCCTGTTCATGATCACCCGCTACCGCACCCTGCTCACCGACGGTGTCCCGATCCCGGAGGCGATCGTGGCCACGGTCGTCTCCTCGGGCAGCGCGGTGGCCTTCGCCGGCGGAACGGTGATCGTCGCCCTGGCCGGCCTGGCCGTAGCCGGAGTACCGATCCTGGCCACCCTGGGCTGGACCGCCGGCCTGATCGTCCTGATAGCGGTAGCCTCCTCGATCACCCTCCTCCCCGCCCTGCTCGCTCTACTGGGCCCCCGCGTCAACGCCCTCCGCCTCCGCCGCCAGCCACCGGCTCCACCCCCTCCCGTCACCACCCCCGCGCCCGCCTCCACACCCACCTCCGCGTCCACACCCGTGTTCGACTCCGCTCCCGCACCCACTTCCGCTTCGGCCTCCGCCGCCGCGACGGATACCGGGCGTGGTTCGGCGTGGGGAAATCTGGCGGACCGGGTCACCCGGCGACCCTGGCCATGGGCACTGGTCAGCGTGGCTTTGCTGTTGGTGGTGGCCGCACCGGTGACGGCGATGACGTTGGGCCAGACGGACGCCGGTGACGATCCGCCGGGCACCGCGGCCCGGGCCGGATACGACGTCATGGCCGAGGAGTTCGGGGCGGGCGCCACCGGCCCGATCATCGTGGTCGCCGAACTCTCACCCGCCATCCCGGCACCGGCGGCGGGCAGCACCGCCACCACACCCACCGGCGGCACCATCACCCCACCACCACCATCAGCAACCGTGAGCAGCGCAACCGGGACCGGTGCCACCGCACCGTCAATGCCCGCGAGCAGCAGCGCCACCGCACCACCCGCCGCTGACGGCAAGACCCTGGTGGATGCTCGGGTGGAGGCGTTGTCCGCGGCCGTCGCGGCAGTGCCGGGTGTGGTGCGGGTGCAGCCCGCCCAGGTGTCGGCGGACGGGTCGGCCGTGTCGGTGCGGGTGATTCCGGCGGACAGTCCCGGGGATCCGGGGGCGGTGGCTACGGTTCGCGGGCTGGAGCAGGTGTCCGTGCCGGGAGTTCGGGTCTTCGTGACCGGGGCCACGGCGGCCAAGGCTGCGCTGGCCGAACGGGTCGGGGACCGGATGCCGTACGTCATCGGTCTCGTGGTGGTCCTTGCCGCCCTGCTGGTGCTGGCCGCCTTCCGGGCGCCGGTGGTCGCGGTCAAGGCGGCCGTGATGAATCTGTTCTCGGTGGCCGCCGCCTATGGAGTGCTGACCGCGGTGTTCCAGTGGGGGTGGGGTGTGACGCTGCTGGGGCTGGACGGGCCGGTGCCGATCGAGTCCTATGTGCCGATGCTACTGTTCGCGCTGCTCTTCGGGCTGTCGATGGACTACGAGGTCTTTCTGCTCACGGCGGTGCGGGAGTCGTGGGACGCGACCGGCGACAACCGGCGGTCGGTCCGGGAGGGTCTGGCCGGCACCGGCATGGTGATCACGTCAGCGGCGTTGATCATGGGGTGCGTGTTCGCGAGCTTCGTGCTTGACACCAGCCCGATCGTGAAGATGACCGGGCTGGGGCTGGCCGTCGCGGTGGCGATCGACGCCACGGTCATCCGGGGTGTGCTGGTCCCGGCCACGATGGCGCTGATGGGCCGGGCCAACTGGTGGACACCACGGTTCAGCCGGCGGTGA